A part of Nocardioides plantarum genomic DNA contains:
- a CDS encoding alpha/beta hydrolase, producing MDPRDFPNLDPELAPVVASMAAPSPYALDHLAVSRTGLAELAAAIEVDQTGVVWEDVGRCRVYRPVGDRDPREPLAGLLYLHGGGFCLGSVALEHHTTVALCRDLGVVVVAVDYRLAPEHPYPAALEDCHAGLELLASLDGVRTDRLAVHGSSAGGGLAAALALLARDRGGPALCFQSLDAPALDDRLETPSMLAGPVPSWSLAEARRSWEHYLGGRAADRYAAPARAEDLAGLPPAYVVTCELDPLRDEGLTYALRLLAAGVSVELHSFPGTFHGVQIARGTAVVERMQRELVEVLRRRLG from the coding sequence GTGGACCCTCGCGACTTCCCGAACCTCGATCCCGAGCTCGCCCCGGTCGTCGCGTCGATGGCCGCGCCGTCGCCCTACGCGCTGGACCACCTGGCGGTGTCGCGGACCGGGCTGGCCGAGCTCGCCGCCGCCATCGAGGTCGACCAGACGGGTGTCGTCTGGGAGGACGTCGGCCGGTGCCGGGTCTACCGACCGGTGGGGGACCGGGACCCCCGCGAACCGCTGGCCGGCCTGCTCTACCTGCACGGCGGCGGCTTCTGCCTCGGCAGCGTCGCGCTCGAGCACCACACCACGGTGGCCCTGTGCCGCGACCTCGGAGTCGTCGTGGTGGCGGTCGACTACCGCCTGGCCCCCGAGCACCCCTATCCCGCCGCGCTGGAGGACTGCCACGCCGGCCTCGAGCTCCTCGCGTCGCTCGACGGGGTGCGCACCGACCGGCTCGCGGTGCACGGCAGCTCCGCCGGCGGCGGGCTGGCCGCCGCGCTGGCCCTGCTCGCCCGCGACCGTGGCGGCCCAGCCCTGTGCTTCCAGTCCCTCGACGCGCCCGCACTCGACGACCGCCTCGAGACCCCGTCGATGCTGGCCGGCCCGGTGCCGTCCTGGTCGCTGGCTGAGGCCCGCCGCTCGTGGGAGCACTACCTCGGCGGCCGGGCCGCCGACCGGTACGCCGCCCCGGCCCGGGCCGAGGACCTGGCGGGCCTGCCCCCCGCCTACGTCGTGACCTGCGAGCTCGACCCCCTGCGCGACGAGGGCCTGACCTACGCCCTGAGGCTGCTGGCGGCCGGCGTCTCGGTCGAGCTGCACTCGTTCCCCGGCACCTTCCACGGGGTCCAGATCGCCCGGGGGACCGCGGTCGTGGAGCGGATGCAGCGCGAGCTGGTCGAGGTGCTGCGGCGTCGCCTCGGGTGA
- a CDS encoding FAD-dependent oxidoreductase, with protein sequence MRRRGFEARKLAPQPPSARKLAPQPPSARKLAPQPPSARKLAPQPPSHYDVLVIGSGFGGSVTALRLSEKGYRVGVLETGQRWTDADFEGQGSRDLLWAPRLGMLGPMRLSMLGEISLFSAVGVGGGSLIYANTLYEPHDAFYDDPSWRAITDWRAELAPYYEQARRMLGVTTNPRLWPADELVREVAADLGVESTFQPTDVGVFFDEEAPGGEVADPFFGGAGPTRRACVHCARCTSGCPFNAKNTLPKNYLHLAEAAGAVVHELSEVTDVRPRPARDGGGFTVIARHPRHRRTTRTFTADQVVVSAAARGTQALLHALRASGSLPALSPRLGELSRSNSEAIVNVLARTPQGFSQGVAITSSFHPEPHTHVELCRSNAMQDKGAVLNVPLVDGGAGRLRRFVADQVRRPGPLLRTRRLARSSERTLSLLVMQSLDNSLTSFLHRGRLRTRVGTGAPNPSWLPVAHDVARRLARKVGGDATSLASDLVGAPATAHYVGGAVIGATAADGVVDPYHRVHGHPGLHVIDGSTIGANLGVNPSLTITAMAERATALWPNRGEPDPRPALGEAYVPVAPVPPRTPAVPAHAPAALVWLGLPGWTGRAPAREVTHPASVPRRVGNAK encoded by the coding sequence ATGAGGCGACGGGGTTTCGAGGCTCGCAAGCTCGCACCTCAACCGCCGTCTGCTCGCAAGCTCGCACCTCAACCGCCGTCTGCTCGCAAGCTCGCACCTCAACCGCCGTCTGCTCGCAAGCTCGCACCTCAACCGCCGTCGCACTACGACGTCCTCGTCATCGGCTCGGGCTTCGGCGGGAGCGTCACCGCCCTGCGGCTGAGCGAGAAGGGCTACCGGGTCGGCGTGCTCGAGACGGGTCAGCGCTGGACCGACGCCGACTTCGAGGGGCAGGGCTCGCGCGACCTGCTGTGGGCGCCACGACTCGGGATGCTCGGGCCGATGCGGCTGAGCATGCTGGGCGAGATCTCCCTGTTCAGCGCGGTCGGCGTCGGGGGCGGCTCGCTCATCTACGCCAACACGCTCTACGAGCCGCACGACGCGTTCTACGACGACCCGTCGTGGCGCGCCATCACCGACTGGCGCGCGGAGCTGGCGCCCTACTACGAGCAGGCCAGGCGGATGCTCGGCGTCACCACCAACCCGCGGCTGTGGCCGGCCGACGAGCTGGTCCGCGAGGTCGCCGCCGACCTCGGGGTCGAGTCGACCTTCCAGCCGACCGACGTGGGCGTGTTCTTCGACGAGGAGGCGCCGGGGGGCGAGGTCGCCGACCCGTTCTTCGGTGGCGCCGGCCCGACCCGGCGTGCGTGCGTGCACTGCGCGCGGTGCACCTCGGGCTGCCCGTTCAACGCCAAGAACACCCTGCCCAAGAACTACCTGCACCTCGCCGAGGCCGCCGGTGCCGTCGTCCACGAGCTGAGCGAGGTGACCGACGTCCGTCCGCGTCCGGCCCGGGACGGAGGCGGGTTCACGGTCATCGCGCGGCACCCGCGGCACCGCCGGACCACCCGCACGTTCACCGCCGACCAGGTCGTCGTCTCCGCCGCCGCCCGTGGCACCCAGGCCCTGCTCCACGCGCTGCGCGCCTCGGGCTCGCTGCCAGCGTTGTCGCCCCGACTCGGTGAGCTGTCGCGGTCCAACTCCGAGGCCATCGTCAACGTGCTGGCCCGCACGCCGCAGGGCTTCTCACAGGGCGTCGCCATCACGTCGTCGTTCCACCCCGAGCCGCACACCCACGTCGAGCTCTGCCGCAGCAACGCCATGCAGGACAAGGGTGCCGTCCTCAACGTCCCGCTCGTCGACGGCGGTGCGGGCCGGCTGCGCCGCTTCGTCGCCGACCAGGTACGCCGCCCGGGCCCGTTGCTGCGCACCCGCCGCCTGGCCCGCTCCTCCGAGCGGACCCTGTCGCTGCTCGTCATGCAGTCCCTCGACAACTCACTGACCTCCTTCCTGCACCGCGGCCGCCTGCGCACCCGCGTCGGCACCGGCGCCCCCAACCCCTCGTGGCTCCCCGTCGCCCACGACGTCGCGCGACGCCTGGCCCGCAAGGTCGGCGGCGACGCCACCTCGCTGGCCAGCGACCTGGTCGGGGCCCCGGCGACGGCCCACTACGTCGGCGGCGCGGTCATCGGCGCGACGGCCGCCGACGGGGTCGTCGACCCCTACCACCGGGTCCACGGCCACCCGGGTCTGCACGTCATCGACGGCTCGACCATCGGCGCCAACCTCGGCGTCAACCCGTCCCTCACCATCACCGCGATGGCCGAGCGCGCCACGGCCCTGTGGCCCAACCGAGGCGAGCCGGACCCCCGGCCCGCACTCGGCGAGGCCTACGTCCCGGTCGCGCCGGTGCCGCCACGCACTCCCGCCGTGCCGGCGCACGCCCCGGCGGCGTTGGTGTGGCTCGGCCTACCCGGCTGGACCGGTCGTGCGCCCGCACGCGAAGTGACCCACCCCGCCTCGGTTCCACGCAGGGTCGGAAACGCGAAGTGA
- a CDS encoding alpha/beta hydrolase has protein sequence MTTPSSTTFLSGGDTIDAWHFAGAPDRPVVVMAHGLAGTKDSGLAEFAAPLAAAGYHVLAFDYRGFGASGGTPRQTVSVAAQQDDYRAAVDAARKLPGVDPARVVLWGVSLAGGHVFAVAAGRDDIAAVVAVTPLVDGMAAGRLALQHHTLGSIARSTALGVRSKVGSTVGRTARTMPVVARPGELGALTLDGCLEDYLAIAGPTWVNEVDAAVGLELGKHRPAKLAKTVSAPVLVQVADFDRSAPPQASMKAAFDARAQVRHYPGDHFDLYAGKPWFEAASRHQVEFLDRTLA, from the coding sequence ATGACCACCCCATCCTCCACCACGTTCCTCTCCGGCGGCGACACGATCGACGCCTGGCACTTCGCCGGCGCACCCGACCGCCCGGTCGTCGTGATGGCGCACGGCCTGGCCGGCACCAAGGACTCCGGCCTGGCCGAGTTCGCCGCCCCGCTCGCTGCCGCCGGCTACCACGTGCTGGCCTTCGACTACCGCGGCTTCGGCGCCTCGGGCGGCACCCCGCGCCAGACGGTGTCGGTCGCCGCGCAGCAGGACGACTACCGCGCGGCGGTCGACGCCGCCCGCAAGCTGCCCGGTGTCGACCCCGCCCGGGTCGTGCTCTGGGGCGTCTCGCTCGCCGGCGGCCACGTGTTCGCGGTCGCGGCCGGCCGCGACGACATCGCCGCGGTGGTGGCCGTGACGCCCCTCGTCGACGGGATGGCGGCCGGACGCCTGGCCCTGCAGCACCACACGCTCGGGTCGATCGCGCGCAGCACCGCCCTCGGCGTACGCAGCAAGGTCGGCAGCACGGTCGGGCGGACGGCCCGGACGATGCCCGTCGTCGCCCGCCCGGGCGAGCTCGGCGCACTCACCCTCGACGGCTGCCTCGAGGACTACCTCGCGATCGCCGGACCGACGTGGGTCAACGAGGTCGACGCGGCCGTCGGGCTCGAGCTCGGCAAGCACCGCCCGGCCAAGCTGGCCAAGACGGTCTCGGCCCCGGTGCTCGTGCAGGTCGCCGACTTCGACCGCAGCGCTCCCCCGCAGGCGTCGATGAAGGCGGCGTTCGACGCGCGGGCCCAGGTGCGCCACTACCCCGGCGACCACTTCGACCTCTACGCCGGCAAGCCGTGGTTCGAGGCCGCCTCGCGGCACCAGGTCGAGTTCCTCGACCGCACGCTCGCATGA
- a CDS encoding TetR/AcrR family transcriptional regulator: MSGHTKGDARRTALLESLDLQLQESSLDSITIADISRRAGVTRSAFYFYFENKAQATAALMEELYDESVVAAAALDGDDPPAARVEAMVRGLFGAWDRHQHLFRAMLDARATNTAVREMWDADRESFVPHLATVIEAAGHPAPAALASVLLELNDRMLERLALGGGLTRDQLIDTVVSIWLRSIYGHGG, encoded by the coding sequence GTGAGCGGCCATACGAAGGGCGACGCGCGGCGTACGGCGCTGCTCGAGTCGCTCGACCTGCAGCTGCAGGAGTCGAGCCTCGACTCGATCACCATCGCCGACATCTCGCGGCGGGCCGGGGTGACCCGGTCAGCGTTCTACTTCTACTTCGAGAACAAGGCGCAGGCCACCGCCGCGCTCATGGAGGAGCTGTACGACGAGTCCGTCGTCGCGGCCGCCGCCCTCGACGGCGACGACCCGCCGGCCGCGCGCGTCGAGGCCATGGTGCGCGGACTGTTCGGCGCCTGGGACCGCCACCAGCACCTGTTCCGCGCGATGCTCGACGCCCGGGCGACCAACACCGCGGTGCGCGAGATGTGGGACGCCGACCGGGAGTCCTTCGTCCCCCACCTCGCCACGGTGATCGAGGCCGCCGGCCACCCCGCCCCGGCCGCGCTCGCGTCGGTCCTGCTCGAGCTCAACGACCGCATGCTCGAGCGCCTCGCGCTCGGCGGCGGCCTCACCCGCGACCAGCTGATCGACACCGTCGTGTCGATCTGGCTCCGCTCGATCTACGGCCACGGTGGTTGA
- a CDS encoding flavin-containing monooxygenase — protein MTQTTPTGPPTGLPTVAVIGAGISGLTSAKMLADYGVPVTVFEASDRVGGNWAFGNPNGHSSAYRSLHIDTSKHQLSFKDFPMPDDYPDFPHHTEIKAYLDAYADAFGLRELIEFENRVIHAERLPADQGGGWELEDQTGARRHFDLLVVANGHHWDPRMADFPGEFTGESIHSHHYVDPQTPLAFTGKRILVVGLGNSAADITVELSQKSLQNTVTLSTRSSAWIVPKLMFGKPADMNYRTSPHIPLAWQRKFVQKMQFMTASDPTLYGLPKPNHKFFEAHPTQSAELPLRLTSGDVTPKPNVSRLDGSCVHFEDGTSSEFDVIIYATGYNITFPFFDESFISAPDNAIPLFKRMFKPGIDDLVFMGFAQSTPTLFPFVEAQARLLGAYAIGRYRLPDVAEMERVILADQQLYTGHVLDRPRHTQQLDYFVYEHNLRVKELPAGLARARS, from the coding sequence GTGACCCAGACCACACCCACCGGCCCACCCACCGGCCTGCCCACCGTGGCCGTGATCGGCGCCGGCATCAGCGGCCTCACCTCCGCCAAGATGCTCGCCGACTACGGCGTCCCCGTGACGGTCTTCGAGGCCTCCGACCGGGTCGGCGGCAACTGGGCGTTCGGCAACCCCAACGGGCACAGCAGCGCCTACCGCTCGCTGCACATCGACACGTCCAAGCACCAGCTGTCCTTCAAGGACTTCCCGATGCCCGACGACTACCCCGACTTCCCCCACCACACCGAGATCAAGGCCTACCTCGACGCCTACGCCGACGCCTTCGGCCTGCGCGAGCTGATCGAGTTCGAGAACCGGGTGATCCACGCCGAGCGGCTGCCCGCCGACCAGGGAGGCGGGTGGGAGCTCGAGGACCAGACCGGCGCCAGGCGACACTTCGACCTGCTGGTGGTCGCCAACGGCCACCACTGGGACCCGCGGATGGCCGACTTCCCCGGGGAGTTCACCGGCGAGTCGATCCACTCCCACCACTACGTCGACCCACAGACCCCGCTGGCCTTCACCGGCAAGCGGATCCTCGTGGTCGGCCTGGGCAACAGCGCCGCCGACATCACCGTCGAGCTGTCGCAGAAGTCGCTGCAGAACACGGTCACCCTCTCGACGCGCTCCAGCGCGTGGATCGTGCCGAAGCTGATGTTCGGCAAGCCGGCCGACATGAACTACCGCACCAGCCCGCACATCCCGCTCGCCTGGCAGCGCAAGTTCGTGCAGAAGATGCAGTTCATGACGGCGTCCGACCCGACGCTCTACGGCCTGCCCAAGCCCAACCACAAGTTCTTCGAGGCCCACCCGACCCAGTCGGCCGAGCTGCCCCTGCGGCTGACCTCGGGCGACGTGACGCCCAAGCCCAACGTCTCCCGCCTCGACGGCAGCTGCGTCCACTTCGAGGACGGCACGTCGAGCGAGTTCGACGTGATCATCTACGCCACCGGCTACAACATCACCTTCCCGTTCTTCGACGAGAGCTTCATCAGCGCGCCGGACAACGCGATCCCGCTGTTCAAGCGGATGTTCAAGCCCGGCATCGACGACCTGGTGTTCATGGGCTTCGCCCAGTCGACGCCGACGCTGTTCCCGTTCGTCGAGGCCCAGGCCCGCCTGCTCGGCGCCTACGCGATCGGGCGCTACCGGCTGCCCGACGTCGCCGAGATGGAGCGGGTGATCCTCGCCGACCAGCAGCTCTACACCGGTCACGTCCTGGACCGCCCCCGGCACACCCAGCAGCTCGACTACTTCGTCTACGAGCACAACCTGCGCGTCAAGGAGCTGCCCGCCGGCCTGGCCAGGGCTCGCTCGTGA